The Planctomycetota bacterium genome segment AGCGGTTCACCTGCCGCAGGACCATCCGGAACGGCCGAACCTTCTCGAGATGGCGCGTTACCGTGGGCTGCTTGTGTCGAGCCGCTGGTCGATGCTGTCGAAGTACTCCCTGATGTGGATCCTCGCCGCGCTCCTGCCGGGTATCTTTGAGGGCCTGGGCGTCACGAACGTGGTGGTGGCGACGGCGTTGGCGGCCCAACTGGATGTGTTTCGGAGCCTGACGTTCCTGGCGCTCCATGTCTGGCGGGGCTGGCACCACCGATGGGAGCCGCTGGCCTGGGTGATCGCGGGGCTGCCGGCGGGTTTCTTTTTGGCCGTGTTCGGTCCGAGCGTGGCGGTGGTCCTTTTGGGTGAACTGGTGTTCGGCGTCTCGGCGGGGATGACGTACTACGCGGCCCTCTACTACGCGATGGTCGTCAAGAACGCGTCGGTCGACGCGGGAGGGGCGCACGAGGGGCTCATCGGGGCGGGCTTTGCCGTCGGTCCGGCGGCAGGCCTGGCGGGCAACGCGCTCGCACCGGCGGTGGGGGGGGCGGTCCTGGGGCGCATCGTCGGGGTCGCGCCGGTGGTGGTCGCTTGTGTCGTCGGGGCGGTCGTGTCGCTGGTGAAGGTCGCGCGCACCGCGCGGACCGGCTGACCTCGGCCAAACGTTCAAACTTCGGCGTGCGGTTGGCCGATAAGAGTACGGACCCGTGCGCACCGGGCGGAGGCATCCGGCGCGAGGATGTGAAAGGGCGGCGTATGGCGAAAGCTGAGGGGCGCGATGTCATCCATCGGTCGCCCGACAACCCGATCCTGACGCTCCGCGACGTGCCGTTCCAGTGTAGCGACATTCACAATGCGGCGGTCCTGCGGCACGACGACGGTTTCTGGTTCCTGATTACGGTCGAATCGCTGGAGGGTCAGTACGCGCTATACCTGGGCCGGAGCAGGGACGGCCGGCGGATCCAGGTGGACGAGCAACCTTTCATGCGTCCGGCGCGGGACGAGACGTTCGCGGAGTACGAAAGCCTGGGCGTCCGGGACCCGCGCATTACGGCGCTGGACGGCACGTACTATATCACGTATGTGGCGGAAGGCGACCACGGGCACCGGATCGGTTTGGCGCGGACGAACGATTTCAACACGATCGAGCGCCTGGGTTTTCTGAACCAGCCGGACACGAAGAACGGCATCCTGTTTCCCGAGAAGGTCAAGGGGCGCTACGCGCTGCTGGAGCGTCCGGACGAATCGCAGAGCATCTGGATCAGTTACTCGGACGACTTGGTGTACTGGGGCGATGCGACGGTGGTGATGACGCCGCGCGGCGGCTACTGGGACGCCGACCGGATTGGCGCCGGGCCGCCGCCTGTCCTGACGGAGGCGGGATGGCTTCTGATTTACTACGGGGTGAAGGAGACGGCCGGGGGTCCGCTGTTTCGGCTCGGGGCGGCGATTCTGGACCGCGAGAATCCGGCGCGCGTCATCGCGCGGTGCAACATTCCGATCCTTTCGCCGCGCGAATCTTACGAGCGGATCGGCGACGTGCCGAACCTCGTCTTCTCGTGCGGCGCACTGGTCGAGAAGGACGGAACCCTTTCGCTGTATTACGCGGGGTCCGACAGTTGCCTCTGCCTGGGCACGGCGCCGATCGACGCGATCGTGCGAACCTGCTGCGAGAAGTCGGAGGTGTTCTAGCGATGCCGGCACGCATGGGACGCGACCTGTTGCACCGCTGGCCGCAGAACCCGATCCTGACGGTGCGCGACATCCCGTACCGGTGCAACACGGTTTTCAACGGGACGCCGGTGCGGATCGACGGGGAGTACCGTCTGATCGTCCGCGTGGAGGGCCAGCAGGGGTACTCGTTCCTGGCACTGGCGCGGAGCGAGGACGGCCTGCGTTTCACGGTCGAGGCCAAGCCTTGCATGCTCCCCGCGCGCCGGGGCCCGTTTGTCGTCTGGGAGGAGCGCGGCATCGAGGATCCGCGTCTGACGTGCCTG includes the following:
- a CDS encoding glycoside hydrolase family 130 protein, giving the protein MAKAEGRDVIHRSPDNPILTLRDVPFQCSDIHNAAVLRHDDGFWFLITVESLEGQYALYLGRSRDGRRIQVDEQPFMRPARDETFAEYESLGVRDPRITALDGTYYITYVAEGDHGHRIGLARTNDFNTIERLGFLNQPDTKNGILFPEKVKGRYALLERPDESQSIWISYSDDLVYWGDATVVMTPRGGYWDADRIGAGPPPVLTEAGWLLIYYGVKETAGGPLFRLGAAILDRENPARVIARCNIPILSPRESYERIGDVPNLVFSCGALVEKDGTLSLYYAGSDSCLCLGTAPIDAIVRTCCEKSEVF